Proteins encoded by one window of Rhodobium gokarnense:
- a CDS encoding low molecular weight protein-tyrosine-phosphatase, with product MRSVLFVCLGNICRSPLAEGAFRAVAEENGAAGRLVIDSAGTSDWNLGQPPEPSAIRVAAKHGIDISHLRARQLTDDDFFRFDLILAMDEKNLGRIEERRPSGSPAQVALFLEEALGRRESIADPYGGTAKTFATVFDTVDAGAKALYRKHFADT from the coding sequence GTGCGGTCCGTCCTCTTCGTCTGCCTTGGAAACATCTGCCGCTCGCCGCTCGCCGAGGGCGCGTTCCGGGCCGTTGCCGAGGAAAACGGTGCGGCCGGGCGGCTCGTCATCGATTCCGCCGGAACGTCGGACTGGAATCTCGGCCAGCCGCCGGAGCCCTCTGCCATCAGGGTTGCGGCGAAGCACGGCATCGACATTTCCCACTTGAGGGCGCGCCAGCTCACGGACGATGATTTTTTTCGCTTCGACCTGATCCTCGCCATGGATGAGAAAAACCTTGGCCGGATAGAGGAGCGCCGGCCTTCCGGGAGCCCGGCGCAGGTCGCGCTGTTCCTGGAGGAAGCGCTCGGGCGGCGGGAGTCCATCGCCGATCCCTATGGCGGCACCGCAAAGACGTTTGCGACCGTCTTCGACACCGTCGATGCCGGCGCCAAGGCGCTTTATCGCAAGCACTTTGCCGACACCTGA
- a CDS encoding ABC transporter permease — protein sequence MSLPSAPAAATPSYAIASRFAFRELRGGLKGFYVFLACILLGVATIAGVGSLSRAMTEGIAAEGQTILGGDLAFSIVHREASPEERSFLESLGNISEVATLRAMARAPDEDSDENKQALVEVKAIDDAYPLYDTLDLEDGGNVHDRLGAAGSNADGTIWGAAVDPTLLARLGLQKGDTLSLGRTTLKVTGVIAGEPDFLGSGANFGPRLMIGREALNASTLIQPGSLVRWRYRVRLAQDRVATEAEIAGATERAKERFPDAGWRIRSRANAAPGLSVNIKRLAQFLTLVGLTALVVGGVGIANAVRSHLDGRREVIATFKCLGADGDFVFKVYLVQILAIALIGIAVGLVVGAILPNVAGALLADILPFKTAFGVYPRELLLALVYGVLTTLTFAVWPLGRAHDVPPTALFRDHVSASRKLPRWRYIVATGAAVAALTLIAVTLAEDRRIALIYVAATLVAFAILRLVAIGVMALARAAPRPRRTELRLAVANIHRPGALTPTVVLSLGLGLALIVTLALIDGNLRRQLTSDLPEQAPSFFFIDIQTAEVPAFEELLTHVAPDGKQERVPMLRGRITKLNGIPASEYEAEPGARWVLRGDRGITYDADPPKNTEILSGTWWPKDYQGEPLVSFAAELAGELGLKIGDTITVNVLGREITARIANLRTVEWRSLSINFVMVFSPNTFAGAPHPHLATLTFPDGGTREKEMAVLRAVSDAFPTVTAVRVKDALTMVNDLVGKLALAIRSAASITLIASVLVLAGALASGHRHRIYDAVILKTLGATRTRLIAAFGLEYLLIGLATAIFGVVAGALAAWAVLTGVMNMTFTFLPEVAATSALGALVVTLAFGLFGTWRVLGEKPAPVLRNL from the coding sequence ATGAGCCTTCCGTCCGCCCCTGCCGCCGCTACGCCGTCCTACGCCATCGCCTCGCGCTTTGCCTTTCGCGAGCTGCGCGGCGGGCTGAAAGGCTTTTACGTCTTCCTCGCCTGCATCCTCCTCGGCGTCGCGACCATCGCCGGCGTCGGCTCCCTGTCGCGCGCCATGACCGAGGGCATCGCCGCAGAAGGCCAGACCATCCTCGGCGGCGACCTCGCCTTTTCCATCGTCCACCGCGAGGCCTCGCCCGAGGAGCGCAGTTTTCTCGAAAGCCTCGGCAACATCTCCGAGGTCGCGACGCTCCGCGCCATGGCCCGTGCGCCGGACGAGGATAGCGACGAGAACAAGCAGGCTCTCGTCGAGGTCAAGGCCATCGACGACGCCTATCCGCTCTACGACACGCTGGACCTCGAAGACGGCGGCAACGTCCATGACCGCCTCGGCGCGGCCGGCAGCAACGCCGATGGCACGATCTGGGGCGCCGCCGTCGACCCGACCCTGCTCGCCCGTCTCGGGCTTCAAAAAGGCGACACCCTCTCGCTCGGCCGCACGACGCTGAAGGTCACGGGCGTCATTGCCGGCGAGCCCGACTTCCTCGGCTCCGGCGCCAATTTCGGCCCGCGCCTGATGATCGGCCGCGAAGCCCTTAATGCCTCCACCCTCATCCAGCCCGGCAGCCTGGTGCGCTGGCGCTACCGGGTCCGGCTGGCCCAGGACCGCGTCGCCACCGAGGCCGAGATCGCCGGTGCCACCGAGCGCGCCAAGGAGCGCTTCCCGGACGCCGGCTGGCGCATCCGCTCGCGCGCCAACGCCGCGCCCGGCCTTTCCGTCAACATCAAGCGTCTCGCCCAGTTCCTGACGCTGGTCGGCCTCACCGCCCTCGTCGTCGGCGGCGTCGGCATCGCCAATGCCGTGCGCTCCCACCTCGACGGAAGGCGCGAGGTGATCGCCACCTTCAAATGCCTCGGCGCGGACGGCGATTTCGTCTTCAAGGTCTATCTGGTCCAGATCCTTGCGATCGCGCTGATCGGGATTGCCGTCGGCCTCGTCGTCGGCGCCATATTGCCGAATGTGGCCGGCGCGCTGCTCGCGGACATATTGCCGTTCAAGACCGCCTTCGGCGTCTACCCGCGCGAACTTCTGCTGGCCCTCGTCTACGGCGTGCTGACGACGCTGACCTTTGCCGTCTGGCCGCTCGGCCGCGCCCATGACGTGCCGCCAACCGCTCTCTTCCGCGACCACGTCTCGGCGAGCCGCAAACTCCCCCGCTGGCGCTACATCGTCGCCACCGGCGCCGCCGTTGCCGCCCTGACGCTGATCGCCGTCACCCTTGCCGAGGACCGGCGCATCGCCCTCATCTATGTCGCCGCGACCCTCGTCGCCTTCGCCATCCTGAGGCTCGTCGCCATCGGCGTCATGGCGCTCGCCCGCGCCGCGCCACGGCCGCGCCGCACCGAACTCCGGCTCGCCGTCGCCAACATCCACCGCCCCGGCGCGCTGACGCCGACCGTGGTGCTGTCCCTCGGTCTCGGCCTCGCCCTCATCGTCACGCTCGCCCTCATCGACGGCAACCTGCGCCGCCAGCTCACCTCCGACCTGCCGGAGCAGGCGCCGAGCTTCTTCTTCATCGATATCCAGACCGCCGAGGTCCCGGCCTTCGAAGAGCTGCTCACCCACGTCGCACCGGACGGAAAACAGGAACGCGTGCCGATGCTGCGCGGCCGCATCACCAAGCTGAACGGCATCCCGGCCAGCGAGTACGAGGCCGAACCCGGCGCGCGCTGGGTGCTGCGCGGCGACCGCGGCATCACCTACGACGCCGACCCGCCGAAGAACACCGAGATCCTGTCCGGCACCTGGTGGCCGAAGGATTACCAGGGCGAGCCGCTCGTCTCCTTCGCCGCCGAATTGGCGGGAGAACTTGGGCTCAAGATCGGCGACACCATCACCGTCAACGTCCTCGGCCGCGAGATCACGGCGCGGATCGCCAATCTGCGCACGGTCGAGTGGCGCTCGCTGTCGATCAACTTCGTCATGGTCTTCTCACCCAACACCTTTGCCGGCGCGCCGCACCCGCACCTTGCCACCCTGACCTTCCCGGACGGCGGCACACGCGAGAAGGAAATGGCGGTGCTCCGCGCCGTCAGCGATGCCTTTCCGACCGTGACGGCCGTGCGCGTCAAGGACGCGCTGACCATGGTCAACGACCTCGTCGGCAAGCTGGCGCTCGCCATCCGCTCCGCCGCCAGCATCACGCTGATCGCCAGCGTCCTGGTGCTCGCCGGTGCGCTCGCCAGCGGCCACCGCCACCGCATCTACGACGCCGTCATCCTGAAGACGCTCGGCGCCACGCGAACGCGCCTGATCGCCGCCTTCGGCCTGGAATATCTGTTGATCGGGCTCGCCACCGCCATCTTCGGCGTCGTCGCCGGCGCGCTCGCCGCCTGGGCCGTGCTGACCGGGGTCATGAACATGACCTTCACCTTCCTGCCGGAAGTCGCCGCGACGTCGGCGCTCGGCGCCCTCGTCGTCACCCTCGCTTTCGGCCTTTTCGGCACCTGGCGGGTCCTCGGCGAAAAACCGGCGCCGGTGCTGCGCAATCTCTGA
- a CDS encoding 4a-hydroxytetrahydrobiopterin dehydratase produces MVEKLTGAARTEAIAGLDGWSEVDGRDAISKSFRFSDFAEAFGFMARVAIHAEKADHHPEWFNVYSKVEIVLTTHEADGLSERDIGLAKTIDGMS; encoded by the coding sequence ATGGTGGAGAAACTGACCGGAGCCGCACGAACCGAGGCGATCGCGGGCCTTGACGGCTGGAGCGAGGTAGACGGCCGCGACGCCATATCGAAGAGCTTCCGCTTTTCCGATTTCGCCGAGGCCTTCGGCTTCATGGCCCGCGTCGCCATCCATGCGGAAAAGGCCGACCACCACCCCGAATGGTTCAACGTCTACAGCAAGGTGGAGATCGTCCTGACGACCCACGAGGCGGACGGCCTCAGCGAACGCGACATCGGCCTTGCGAAGACCATCGACGGCATGAGTTGA
- the rlmN gene encoding 23S rRNA (adenine(2503)-C(2))-methyltransferase RlmN gives MTETASLSETPAASAERPNLVGLDREELGEALSQVGVPERQVRMRVAQLWHWIYLRGVDDFAAMTNIAKDLRARLDAAYSIAYPEIVSEQVSVDGTRKWLLRFSPNGAGRPVEVETVYIPEEGRGTLCVSSQVGCTLNCAFCHTGTQKLVRNLTAGEIVAQIRLARHRIGDFPDAATPTGAIVPGEGRLVTNIVMMGMGEPLYNFDNVKKALFIASDNEGLGLSRRRITLSTAGVVPMIERTGAEIGAMLAISLHAVRDELRDVLVPINRKYPIAELMEACRTFPGLSNARRITFEYVMLKGVNDSPAEARELVRLLKGIPAKINLIPFNPWPGSAYECSDWETIETFAAIVNRAGYASPIRTPRGRDILAACGQLKSASERLRARERMAMEAMIAGTGA, from the coding sequence ATGACCGAGACCGCATCCCTTTCCGAAACGCCCGCCGCAAGCGCCGAGCGCCCGAATCTCGTCGGCCTCGATCGCGAGGAACTTGGCGAGGCGCTCAGCCAGGTTGGCGTGCCGGAGCGTCAGGTGCGCATGCGCGTCGCCCAGCTCTGGCACTGGATCTACCTGCGCGGCGTCGACGACTTCGCCGCCATGACCAACATCGCCAAGGATCTGCGCGCAAGGCTCGATGCCGCCTACAGCATCGCCTATCCGGAAATCGTCAGCGAACAGGTCTCCGTCGACGGCACCCGCAAATGGCTGCTGCGCTTCTCCCCCAATGGCGCCGGACGCCCGGTCGAGGTCGAGACAGTCTATATCCCCGAGGAGGGGCGCGGCACGCTCTGCGTTTCCAGCCAGGTCGGCTGCACGCTGAATTGCGCCTTTTGCCATACCGGCACCCAGAAGCTGGTGCGCAACCTCACTGCTGGCGAAATCGTCGCCCAGATCCGCCTTGCCCGCCACCGCATCGGCGACTTTCCGGACGCGGCTACGCCGACCGGGGCCATCGTTCCGGGCGAAGGCCGTCTCGTGACCAATATCGTGATGATGGGCATGGGCGAGCCGCTCTACAATTTCGACAACGTCAAGAAAGCGCTCTTCATCGCCTCGGACAATGAAGGCCTCGGCCTGTCGCGCCGGCGCATCACCCTGTCAACCGCCGGCGTCGTGCCGATGATCGAGCGGACCGGTGCGGAAATCGGCGCCATGCTGGCGATCTCGCTCCATGCCGTGCGCGACGAGTTGCGCGACGTGCTGGTGCCGATCAACAGGAAGTATCCGATCGCCGAGCTGATGGAGGCCTGCCGGACCTTTCCGGGCCTCTCCAACGCCCGCCGCATCACCTTCGAATACGTCATGCTGAAGGGCGTCAACGACAGCCCCGCAGAGGCCCGCGAACTGGTCCGGCTCCTGAAGGGCATTCCGGCCAAGATCAACCTGATCCCGTTCAACCCCTGGCCGGGCTCGGCCTATGAGTGCTCCGACTGGGAGACGATCGAGACCTTTGCCGCGATCGTCAACCGGGCCGGCTACGCCTCGCCGATCCGCACCCCGCGCGGCCGCGACATCCTCGCCGCCTGCGGCCAGCTCAAATCGGCCTCGGAGCGCCTTCGCGCCCGCGAGCGCATGGCCATGGAGGCGATGATCGCGGGCACCGGGGCATGA
- a CDS encoding arylesterase, which yields MRFPRLFVLVVLGVLLAPLNALADGPVKIVVLGDSLVAGYGLAAGRDFPARLEAALRARGKDVSVVNAGVTGDTASGGLSRFERSVPEDAKGLILELGINDAMRRIDPQKTERALRAILDKARERGMAVLIAGMVAPRSAGTDYAVRFDPIYGRLAEDYGVPLYPFFLDGVAGKPELKLADGIHPNPEGVEVLVTRILPKAEELVERAAAAK from the coding sequence ATGCGCTTTCCCAGACTTTTCGTGCTCGTCGTCCTCGGCGTGCTGCTTGCTCCCCTCAACGCCCTGGCGGACGGGCCCGTCAAGATCGTCGTCCTCGGCGACAGCCTCGTCGCGGGCTACGGCCTTGCTGCCGGTAGGGATTTTCCGGCCCGGCTCGAGGCCGCGCTGCGCGCGAGGGGCAAGGACGTTTCGGTCGTCAATGCCGGGGTGACCGGCGACACCGCTTCGGGCGGGCTCTCCCGCTTCGAGCGGTCGGTTCCCGAGGACGCCAAAGGACTGATCCTGGAACTCGGCATCAACGACGCCATGCGCCGGATCGATCCGCAAAAGACCGAGCGGGCGCTGCGCGCCATCCTCGACAAGGCGAGGGAGCGGGGCATGGCCGTGCTGATCGCCGGCATGGTCGCGCCGCGCAGCGCGGGGACGGACTATGCGGTCCGGTTCGACCCGATCTATGGCCGGCTGGCCGAGGACTACGGCGTGCCGCTCTACCCGTTTTTCCTTGACGGCGTCGCCGGCAAGCCGGAACTTAAACTTGCCGACGGCATCCACCCCAACCCTGAGGGCGTGGAGGTTCTGGTGACACGGATTCTGCCGAAGGCGGAGGAGCTGGTCGAGCGGGCCGCGGCCGCGAAGTAG
- a CDS encoding DUF1176 domain-containing protein, whose amino-acid sequence MMKLRLAALVAIVTVALSSGAQAQSSRVLSKHNDWEVRTYSDSSGKVCYALSVPKQKLPGPPVDHGDVYFFVSTRPGQNVANEPSMFVGYPFKTDSDLSVDVDGTSFSMFTKGDGAWVANAAEEQRLVGAMKAGSRMTVKGVSQRGTNTSYSYSLSGITAALDAVANACK is encoded by the coding sequence ATGATGAAATTACGCTTAGCGGCCCTGGTCGCAATTGTGACCGTAGCTCTGTCGAGCGGCGCTCAGGCGCAGTCCTCCCGTGTCTTGTCCAAGCACAACGACTGGGAGGTCCGCACCTATTCCGATTCCTCCGGCAAGGTCTGCTACGCACTGTCCGTGCCGAAGCAGAAGCTTCCCGGCCCGCCGGTCGACCACGGCGACGTCTACTTCTTCGTCAGCACCCGTCCCGGTCAGAACGTCGCCAACGAGCCGTCGATGTTCGTCGGCTATCCGTTCAAGACCGATTCCGACCTCAGCGTCGACGTCGACGGCACCAGCTTTTCCATGTTCACCAAGGGTGACGGGGCCTGGGTGGCGAACGCCGCCGAGGAACAGCGGCTGGTCGGTGCCATGAAGGCGGGCTCGCGGATGACGGTGAAGGGCGTTTCCCAGCGCGGCACGAACACCAGCTACAGCTATTCGCTGTCCGGCATCACCGCGGCGCTCGATGCCGTGGCAAACGCCTGCAAATAG
- a CDS encoding sigma-70 family RNA polymerase sigma factor, with translation MTVVSRQEHFADLIERVARDGDRDAFTELFDHFAPRIKAYLMRIGAEAGLAEEVTQEVMVTLWRKAAQFDRKKATLSTWLFRVARNRRIDILRRGSDADLPSDDPLLIPEGDPDPETLIDADQRDQRVRAALADLPEEQVDLIRLSFFDGLSHGAIADRTGLPLGTVKSRIRLAFGRLRNALAEDAAGG, from the coding sequence ATGACTGTTGTGAGTAGACAGGAACACTTTGCCGACCTGATTGAACGGGTGGCTCGCGACGGCGACCGCGACGCGTTCACGGAGCTGTTCGACCACTTCGCCCCCAGGATCAAGGCGTATCTGATGCGCATCGGGGCCGAGGCCGGGCTCGCCGAAGAGGTCACCCAGGAGGTCATGGTCACCCTGTGGCGCAAGGCCGCCCAGTTCGATCGCAAGAAGGCGACGCTCTCCACCTGGCTGTTCCGGGTCGCGCGGAACCGGCGGATCGACATCCTGCGCCGTGGCAGCGATGCGGACCTTCCGTCCGACGATCCGCTGCTGATCCCGGAGGGCGATCCCGATCCGGAAACCCTCATCGATGCCGACCAGCGCGACCAGCGGGTGCGCGCCGCGCTCGCCGACCTGCCGGAAGAGCAGGTCGACCTCATTCGCCTGTCGTTCTTCGACGGCCTGTCGCACGGCGCCATCGCGGACCGCACCGGACTGCCGCTCGGCACCGTGAAGTCGCGCATCCGGCTCGCCTTCGGGCGCCTGCGCAACGCGCTCGCCGAAGACGCCGCCGGCGGGTGA
- a CDS encoding arylesterase yields the protein MRPEPIVFLSILGILFATFSAMAGEHVKIVALGDSLTAGYGLPPGKGFPTLLEGTLRGRNHDVEVVNAGVSGDTSTGGLSRFDWSVPQDADALIVALGANDALRGIDPDKTRAALEGILEKAKARGLPVLLAGMLAPPNMGPDYQAEFDPIYPELAEKYGVVFYPFFLEGVAAKPELNQDDGMHPNVDGVRAMVKGILPKVEELIARAKG from the coding sequence ATGCGGCCCGAACCGATTGTCTTTCTGTCGATCCTCGGCATCCTCTTTGCCACCTTCAGCGCCATGGCCGGGGAGCACGTGAAGATCGTCGCGCTCGGCGACAGCCTGACCGCGGGCTACGGCCTGCCGCCCGGAAAGGGCTTTCCGACGCTGCTGGAAGGAACGCTGCGCGGGCGCAACCACGACGTCGAGGTGGTCAATGCCGGCGTCTCCGGCGATACCTCCACAGGCGGGCTTTCCCGCTTCGACTGGTCGGTGCCGCAGGATGCCGATGCGCTGATCGTCGCACTCGGTGCCAACGACGCGCTGCGCGGCATCGATCCGGACAAGACCCGCGCTGCGCTGGAAGGAATTCTGGAGAAGGCGAAGGCGCGCGGGTTGCCGGTGCTGCTGGCCGGGATGCTGGCGCCGCCGAATATGGGGCCGGACTACCAGGCCGAATTCGATCCGATCTATCCGGAGCTGGCGGAAAAATACGGGGTCGTCTTCTACCCGTTCTTCCTTGAGGGCGTTGCCGCCAAGCCGGAGCTGAACCAGGACGACGGCATGCATCCGAATGTCGACGGCGTCCGGGCGATGGTGAAGGGCATCCTGCCGAAGGTGGAGGAACTGATCGCCCGGGCGAAGGGCTGA
- a CDS encoding ABC transporter ATP-binding protein, whose protein sequence is MTENATESVTDSVIELDKVHLTLGSGASRVHILKGVDLSIENGQSVGIVGPSGSGKSTLLMAMAGLERADSGRVVVAGADLTQLDESALAKFRGRNIGIVFQSFHLIPTMTALENVAVPLELQGAPDAFERARAELETVGLGPRVSHYPAELSGGEQQRVAIARALAPMPAIVIADEPTGNLDEATGREIASLMFAAAEARNTTLVLVSHDPELAERCDRVVEMHSGTIVLRDAAQAAQ, encoded by the coding sequence GTGACCGAAAATGCGACCGAAAGCGTGACCGATAGCGTCATCGAACTCGACAAGGTGCACCTGACGCTGGGTTCCGGCGCCAGCCGGGTTCACATCCTCAAAGGCGTCGACCTTTCGATCGAGAACGGCCAGTCGGTCGGCATCGTCGGCCCGTCCGGCTCCGGCAAGTCGACGCTGCTGATGGCCATGGCTGGCCTTGAGCGCGCCGACAGCGGCCGCGTTGTCGTCGCCGGAGCGGATCTGACCCAGCTCGACGAGAGTGCGCTCGCAAAGTTTCGCGGCCGCAACATCGGCATCGTCTTCCAGTCCTTCCACCTGATCCCGACCATGACGGCGCTGGAAAACGTCGCCGTGCCGCTGGAGCTTCAGGGCGCGCCGGATGCCTTCGAGCGGGCCCGCGCCGAGCTTGAGACCGTCGGCCTCGGCCCGCGCGTCTCCCACTATCCGGCCGAGCTTTCCGGCGGCGAGCAGCAGCGCGTGGCGATCGCCCGGGCCTTGGCGCCGATGCCGGCCATCGTTATCGCCGACGAGCCGACCGGCAATCTCGACGAGGCGACCGGGCGCGAGATCGCTAGCCTGATGTTTGCCGCCGCCGAGGCCCGCAACACCACGCTGGTGCTGGTCAGCCACGACCCCGAGCTGGCCGAGCGCTGCGACCGCGTGGTGGAAATGCATTCCGGCACCATCGTGCTGCGCGACGCCGCCCAGGCGGCGCAATAG
- a CDS encoding YkvA family protein, whose protein sequence is MTAQTEALDGEILGPDPEDETRVRRDFWATVKRAARQVPMMEDVVAAYYATLDPETPLRVRAVLVGALAYFVMPLDAIPDMLAVVGFSDDVTVLTGAIAMVIGHIKDRHRVAAKKALEEQG, encoded by the coding sequence ATGACCGCGCAGACCGAAGCACTCGACGGCGAGATCCTCGGCCCGGACCCGGAGGACGAGACCCGCGTGCGCCGCGATTTCTGGGCCACCGTCAAGCGCGCCGCCCGCCAGGTGCCGATGATGGAGGACGTGGTCGCGGCCTATTACGCGACGCTCGACCCGGAGACCCCGCTGAGGGTCCGCGCCGTCCTCGTCGGCGCGCTTGCCTATTTCGTCATGCCGCTCGATGCGATCCCCGACATGCTCGCCGTCGTCGGCTTCTCCGACGACGTCACGGTGCTGACCGGCGCCATCGCCATGGTCATCGGCCACATCAAGGACCGCCACCGGGTGGCGGCAAAAAAGGCGCTGGAGGAGCAGGGGTAG
- a CDS encoding NADPH:quinone oxidoreductase family protein → MKAVLCKEHGGEDHLVLADVDEPVAGPGEAVVRVHAAALNFFDTLIIRGKYQFKPELPFSPGGEMAGTVESVGEGVDRLKPGDRVVGYIGWGCCREKVVAPEDQLIVLPDGVDFETASGLIIIYGTTLHALEERANLKPDETLVVLGASGGVGQAAIELGKILGARVIACASSQEKLDFCRSLGADDLVNYADGDLKQRLKDLTDGAGVDVVYDPVGGDHAEQALRALTFGGRFLVIGFASGEIPKIPLNLVLLKGIDVRGVFWGEAVARDPDRHRESISRLLAMVADGSLKPHIHATYLLDEVPEALTEIRERRVKGKVVITP, encoded by the coding sequence ATGAAAGCGGTTCTGTGCAAGGAACACGGCGGCGAGGACCATCTCGTGCTTGCCGATGTGGACGAGCCCGTCGCCGGTCCCGGCGAGGCGGTGGTCAGGGTCCATGCGGCTGCGCTCAATTTCTTCGACACGCTGATCATTCGCGGCAAATACCAGTTCAAGCCCGAGCTGCCGTTTTCGCCGGGCGGCGAGATGGCGGGCACGGTGGAATCGGTCGGCGAGGGCGTCGATCGGCTGAAGCCCGGCGACCGGGTCGTCGGCTATATCGGCTGGGGCTGCTGCCGGGAAAAGGTTGTGGCGCCGGAGGATCAGCTCATCGTGCTGCCGGACGGGGTCGATTTCGAGACCGCCTCCGGCCTCATCATCATCTACGGCACGACGCTGCACGCGCTGGAAGAGCGCGCGAACCTCAAGCCCGACGAGACGCTGGTGGTGCTCGGCGCCTCCGGCGGCGTCGGCCAGGCGGCGATCGAGCTCGGCAAGATTCTGGGCGCTCGGGTCATCGCCTGCGCGTCGTCGCAGGAGAAGCTCGACTTCTGCCGGTCGCTCGGCGCCGACGACCTGGTCAACTATGCCGACGGCGACCTCAAACAGCGCCTGAAGGACCTTACCGACGGCGCCGGCGTCGACGTCGTCTACGATCCAGTCGGCGGCGACCATGCGGAACAGGCGCTGAGGGCGCTGACCTTCGGCGGCCGGTTCCTCGTCATCGGCTTTGCCTCCGGCGAGATCCCGAAGATCCCGCTGAACCTTGTGCTCCTGAAAGGCATCGACGTGCGCGGCGTGTTCTGGGGCGAGGCGGTGGCGCGCGATCCGGACCGGCACCGGGAGAGCATTTCGCGGCTCCTCGCCATGGTCGCGGACGGGTCCTTGAAGCCGCACATCCACGCCACCTACCTGCTCGACGAGGTGCCCGAAGCGCTCACGGAAATCCGCGAGCGCCGGGTCAAGGGCAAGGTGGTGATCACGCCTTAG
- a CDS encoding host attachment family protein: MPGLSINHEAWVLVGDGEKAMFLRNGGDSDYPNLEVVSIMEQENPSSRDQGSDKPGRYVDGSGPHRSSVENTDWHTIEKHRFAKEIAETLYKAAHKNRYKELIVVAPPMILGNLRKAFHKEVSSRIVGEVDKTLTGHDISKIEKILTTKN; the protein is encoded by the coding sequence ATGCCTGGACTGAGCATCAATCACGAGGCCTGGGTCTTGGTGGGTGACGGCGAAAAGGCAATGTTCCTGCGCAACGGGGGGGATTCCGACTATCCGAACCTGGAGGTCGTCAGCATCATGGAGCAGGAAAACCCGTCCTCGCGCGACCAGGGCAGCGACAAGCCCGGCCGCTATGTGGACGGCTCCGGCCCGCATCGCTCATCGGTGGAAAACACAGACTGGCACACCATCGAGAAGCACCGCTTCGCCAAGGAAATCGCGGAAACCCTCTACAAGGCCGCGCACAAGAACCGCTATAAGGAGCTGATCGTCGTCGCGCCGCCGATGATCCTCGGCAATCTGCGCAAGGCCTTCCATAAGGAAGTCTCCTCGCGCATCGTCGGCGAGGTCGACAAGACGCTCACCGGCCATGACATCTCCAAGATCGAGAAGATCCTGACAACCAAGAACTGA
- a CDS encoding TrmH family RNA methyltransferase, whose protein sequence is MTSKPPRGYFAIGVEGLSKPGNLGNLMRTAHAFGAAFAFTVDADRALGRTGSDTSRSAQHMPYFAWPGVQEMDLPAGCKLVGVELLDDAVELPSFGHPLRAAYVLGSEAGSLSPQMVERCDHVIKIPTAFCINVATAGAIVMYDRVRTMGRFAERPVAAGAPSEDIAVHVHGKPRFRSGRRPETIFQPKRQAPDTGERRK, encoded by the coding sequence ATGACGTCAAAACCCCCGCGCGGCTATTTCGCCATCGGCGTTGAGGGCCTCTCCAAGCCCGGCAATCTCGGCAATCTGATGCGCACGGCCCATGCCTTCGGCGCCGCCTTTGCCTTCACCGTCGATGCCGACCGGGCACTCGGGCGAACCGGATCGGACACCTCCCGCTCGGCCCAGCACATGCCCTATTTCGCCTGGCCCGGCGTTCAGGAGATGGACCTGCCGGCCGGCTGTAAGCTCGTCGGCGTGGAGCTTCTCGACGACGCGGTGGAACTGCCGAGCTTCGGCCATCCCTTGCGGGCGGCCTATGTGCTGGGCTCGGAGGCGGGTTCGCTGTCGCCGCAGATGGTCGAGCGCTGCGACCACGTGATCAAGATCCCGACCGCCTTCTGCATCAACGTGGCAACGGCCGGCGCCATCGTCATGTATGACCGCGTCCGCACCATGGGGCGCTTCGCCGAGCGCCCGGTCGCGGCCGGGGCGCCGAGCGAAGACATCGCGGTCCATGTCCACGGCAAGCCGCGCTTTCGCTCCGGACGCCGGCCCGAGACGATCTTCCAGCCGAAAAGACAGGCCCCCGACACCGGCGAAAGACGCAAATAA